In the Streptomyces spororaveus genome, AGCTCCTGTCCAGGGAGGCGGCGTTCTACCTCGACCCCGTGACCCGGGAGATCCTGGAGACCTGGCAGGACAAGCCCGTGGTCCACGTCTGGAACGATCCGGCCAACCAGAAGTGGCGCCCCTTCCCGGTCCCCATGACGGAACTGGGCGACCAGATCTGCTTCAGCCTGGAGATCCCGCTGGCCTACCCCTCGCCGCTGCCGGTCCAGGAGTACCCGGCCCAGTCCGCCGATGACACCTACCGCGCCCTGGAGCTGTTCCAGTTCTTCGCGCCCGCGGCCACCCCGGCCACCGACGCGGTGAGCGTGCCCGCCACGATGTCCTGGACCCGGATGTCCCCGTGGCTGCCCTGGATGGAGCGGGGGCAGAGCCCCGGCGGCCTCACCTTCCACTGCCGCGGCCGCAAGCTGGACTCGTACGCGCAGGTTCCGGAGCGCACCCGTGCCTATATCGCCGAAAACCGGCCTGAATTCGCCCATGCGCCGGAGAAGTGGAGCGAGCCGAACGAGACCAGCTGGACGTACTTCCGCAAGCTGTTCCCGCCGCGGTAGAGCCGGTCCCCGCCCCCGCCCCCGGTCCCGCGCCGCGTGCGCGCGGTCACCGAACATCCCTGGTCAGAGCCCTGCCGAGGGACCCCAGAGGGGAGTCACAGGGGGCGGACAAGGGTTTTCCCCGTATCGAGTTCATCCCCGTGTTGCCTACTGTCTGCCCACCGGCGATCTTCCCCTGGTCCTGAGGCACACACGCCAACCCCACATGGCGTGAAGGCCGCACCGGCCGGGGGGAGAGCCCGGGACCGCCGTTGCCCGGCCCCGCCGTTGCGGCTCGGGCGACGTGGCGCGCGGCGGAGGCCGGGGCGAGCTCGACCAACTCGCTCCCGGTCCCGCGGCCGCCGGAACCTCCCACACTGCACTGACCGGCCGCTCCGGCATGCCCGGAAACGGCCCTCGAAGGGGAACACGTGCACGCTTCCAGACGTAGGCTCATATCCGTGGTGGCCATGTCCGTCACCCTGCTCGCCGGCTCCGCGACCGCCTCCGTGGCCCTGGCCGCCGAGACCCCCGCCGCGGCCCCCGCCGCAACGGTCGCCCCCACCGCGCCGGTCGAGAACCTCATCGTCGGATACAAGTCCTCGGCCACCGAGGCCAGCTCGAACACGGCGGCGGCCGACGACGCCACCGCCAAGGGCAAGAAGGCCGGCAAGAAGGCGAAGTTCGACCGCCGCCTCGGCACCGGAGCCGCCCTCGTCAGCCTCGGCGGGACCGTCGCCCCGGCCGCGGCGGCCGACGTGATGGCCCAGTTCCGCGCCGACCCGGACGTCGCCTACGTCGAGCCGGACACCCGCGCCTACGCCATGGCCGTCACCCCGAACGACACCGAGTACGCCAAGCAGTGGGACCTCTTCGAGCCCACCGCCGGCATGAACGTCCCCGGTGCCTGGGACAAGACCACGGGCTCCGGCGTCACCGTCGCCGTGATCGACACCGGCTACGTCGCCCACTCGGACGTCGCGCCGAACATCGTCGCCGGCTACGACTTCATCTCGACCTCCTCCGAGGCCCGCGACGGCAACGGCCGTGACAGCAACCCCGCCGACGAGGGCGACTGGAACGCCACCGACGGCGAGTGCGGTACCGGCTCCAAGGCCAGCACCTCCTCCTGGCACGGCACCCACGTCGCGGGCACCATCGCCGCGGCCACCAACAACTCCAAGGGTGTCGCCGGCATCGCCTACGGCGCGAAGATCCAGCCCGTCCGCGTCCTCGGCAAGTGCGGCGGCGCCACCTCGGACATCGTCGACGCCATCACCTGGGCCTCCGGCGGCTCCGTCGCGGGCGTCCCGGCCAACGCCACCCCGGCCAAGGTCATCAACATGAGCCTCGGCGGCTCGGGCACCTGTGGCACCAGCTACCAGAACGCCATCAACGCCGCCGTCGCCCGCGGTACGACCGTCGTCGTCGCCGCCGGCAACAGCAACGCCAACGCGTCCGGCTTCTCGCCCGCCAGCTGCAACAACGTGATCAACGTGGCGTCGACCAACCGCGCCGGCGACCGCTCGTACTACTCGAACTTCGGCTCGATCATCGACGTCTCCGCCCCGGGCGGTGAGACCCGCCGCGCCACCGACACGCCCGGCACCGTCACCACCCCCGAGAACGCGATCCTCTCCACCCTGAACGCCGGCACCAGCACCCCCGGTGCCGAGACCTACAAGCCCTACCAGGGCACCAGCATGGCCGCCCCGCACATCGCGGGCCTGGCCGCCCTGCTGAAGTCGGCGAACACCTCGCTGACCCCGGCCCAGATCGAGTCGGCGATCAAGACCAACGCCCGCCCGCTGGCCGGTACCTGCACCGGTGGCTGCGGCGCCGGCCTCGCCGACGCGGCCGCGACCGTCGCCGCGGTGACCTCGACCCCGCCCACCTCGGGCCGCGAGAACACCACGGACTACGCCATCGCGGACAACGCCACCGTGGAGAGCCCGATCACCGTCACCGGTGTGACCGGCAACGCCCCGGCTGCCCTCAAGGTCGGCGTGAACATCGTCCACAGCTACATCGGCGACCTCAAGGTCGACCTGGTCGCCCCGGACGGCAGCGTCTACAACCTGCACAACCGCTCCGGCGGCAGCACGGCCAACATCAACCAGGTCTACACCGTCAACGCCTCCTCCGAGGTCGCGAACGGCACCTGGAAGCTGCGGGTCAACGACAACGCAGGCGGCGACACCGGCAAGATCGACTCCTGGAACCTGACCTTCTGATCAGGAGCCAACTCGGCCTGACGGCCAGATAGTACGGACCAAAGTGAGCCCGCGGACCTGCTGATACACCTCGTATCGGCAGGTCCGAAGGGTTTTCCCGGGACGTGACTGATTTCTGCGTCACAATCCGTGTCCGCCCGCCACTCGACCTCGTATTGTCGCCTCTCACAGGAACGGCACAGGAGCTGGGGATCGAGAGGCTGGTGGCTGTGCGTGGTGGCGGCGACGGGGCACGCTGACACAAGTGTCGGACACGGAGAACTGATCAAGGCGGTCGACCGCGCGCTGACCGCGCACGGCCGGGCGATCCTGACCGGACCGGCCGGCGCGGGCAAGACCGAGGTCGTGCGCGCCGTCGCGGCCGCGGCCGAATCACGCCGCGAGACCGTGCTGTGCCTCGCTCCCGAGGCCGCCGACCAATGGATACCCGAGGCGTCCGCCGCCGCGCTCCTCGCCTCCGTACCCGGCGGCGCCCTGGACCAGCTCTCCGGTCCCCAGCGCACCGCCATCGCCCTGCTGCGCCGCGAGGCCGACGCCCCCCGGGCCGGCCGCGACCACATCGCCCTGCGCCTCGCCGTGGTCGAGGTACTGCGTACGCTCGCCGAGCGCCACCCCGTCCTGCTCGTCCTCGACAACGCCCAGTGGCTCGACGCCGAGAGCACCGACCTGCTCCGCTTCGCCCTCCGCCTCACCCCGCCCGGTGTACGGGTCCTGGTCGCCGAATGCGTCCAGGGCGGGGTCCCCGTCGGCGAACCCCTCTGCGGCCCCGGCGTCCCCGCCATCCGGGTACCCCCGCTGGGCGCCGACGAGGTCGCCGAGCTCCTCGTCCGCCACGGCCTCCCGGCCCGCCTCGCCGGCCGGATCCACCAGGCCAGCGGCGGCAACCCGCGCCTCGCCCTCGCCCTCGGCCACTCCCTCGCCGAAGCCGCCGAGGCCCGCGACGGCAGCGCGCACCACGCCGACCCCCTGCCCGTCTCCGGACAGGCCCGCGAGGTCGCCCGCCGGCTCCTCGCCGGAGTCCCCGCCCAGGCCCGCCGCACCCTGCTGCTCGCCGCCCTCGCGGCCCGCCCCACCATCTCCCTGCTGCGCCGGGCCGGCCGCCCCGACGCCGAGGCCGAGCTGGCCGAGGCGGAACGGGCCGCGCTGGTCAGGGTGGGGGACGACGGCTCCGTGGAGTTCACCGCCGGCGCCCTGCCCACCGCCCTCGCCGCGGACGCGGGCTGGCCCGAACGCGCCGCCGGGCACGCGGCCCTGGCCGACGCCGTCGACGATCCCGTCCAGGCCGTACGCCACCGCGCGCTGGCCGTGGACACCCCCGACCAGTGGCTCGCCGCGGAGATCACCGAGGCCGCCGCGGCCTGCCGCCGCCGGGGCCAGCGCGCCCTCGCCGCCGAACTGGGCCTGCTCGCCGCCGAACGCACCCCGTCCTGGCTGGCCGGCGAGGAACTGGCCCGCCTGGTCACCGCCGCCGAGGACGCCGGCTGGTCCGGCCGCGCCGACCTCGCCCGCCGCGCCACCGGGGCCGTCCTGGCCCGTGACGCCTCGCCCGCCGACCGGGTACGGGCCCGCCTCGCCGTGATCGACGCCGCCGGGCAGGCCCTCGGCGCCCTCGACGAGACCATCGCGTACGCCATGGACGAGGCCGCCGGGGACCCCTCGCTCCAGGCCGCCGTCCAGCTGCGGATCGCCTGGAAGCACAACCTCAGCGACGGCGACCCGGTCCGCTCCCGCGACGCCGCGGCCCGCGCCGGAGCGCTCGCCGCACTCGGCGGCGACCAGGTCGCCGAGGCCATGGCCCTGACCGTACGGGCCCGCATGGGCCGCATCCTCGGCGACCCGGGCGCCGAGGCGATCCTGGCCGAGGCCCTCGCTCTGCCCGCCCCCGAGGTGCCGCTCGGCATGCGCAACGCGCCCCAGTACCTCGCCGTCCGGCACGCCCTCTTCGACGACGGCTGCGACGACGCCCGCCGCCAGCTGATGGTCCTGCTGCCCGCCGTCCAGCGCACCGGCTCCGCCGAGGACGTCTTCGAGGTGCTGCGCAGCCTCACCGAGGTCGAACTGCGCAGCGGCCGGTGCGAGGCCGCCTCCGCCCACGCCCGCCGGGCCCTGGAGCTCACGATCGAAGCGGGCCTCTCGCCCGGCCCCGCCTGGTACGTCGCCGCGATGGCGGAGGCCATGGGCGGCAGCTTCGCCCGGGCCGCCGGCTACGCCCGGCGCGGCATCCAGGCCTCGCAGGAGGAGCAGGACCAGGTCTTCCTCTCCCGCAACCTGCACGCGCTCGGCCTCGTCGAACTCGCCACGGGAGAGGCGTCGAAGGCCGTCGCCACCCTGCGCCGGGTCGCCGAACTGGAGGCCGCCCAGCAGGTGGTGGACCCCTCGATCCTGCGCTGGCACGGAGAGCTCGCCGAGGCCCTGATCGCCGCCGACGCGACCGACGAGGCGGCCCGCCTGCTGGCCTCCGTCCGTACCGTCGCCGTCGGCCTCGGCCGTACCGGCGTCGTCGCGGCCCTCGACCGGGCCCGCGGACTGTGCCTGTCCGCCCAGGGAGACGCCGACGCTGCCGTGCACCTGCTGGAGGCCACCGCCCAGCGCTTCGAAGCCCTCCGGCTGCCGCTGGAGCGCGGCCGTACGCTGCTGGCCCTCGCCCGGGTGGAGCGCCGCCGGCGCCGCCGGGCCCCGGCCCGTGCGGCGCTCCGGGCCGCGGCCGAGGTGTTCGAGCGGGCCGGGGCCGCCCCCTGGGCGGAACTCGCCGGGGAAGCCGCCCCCGGCGACGGCGCCGGTGCGCAGGTGCCGGCGGCCGCGACCCTGACCGAGGCCGAGACCCGCCTCGCGCTGCTGGTCAGTCAGGGCGCCAGCAACCAGGAGGCCGCGGCGAAGCTGTTCCTCAGCGTCAAGACGGTGGAGGCACGGCTGACCCGTATCTACCAGAAGCTCGACGTCCGCTCACGGGCCCAGCTGGCCACCGCGCTGCGCACGCGGTGACCGCCGGGGCACCCCGGAGACGGCCTAGCAGCCGAGGTTGTTCCCGGGAGTCACTCCGAGCAGCTGCGTGAAGCTCTGGTACTTCGAGATGCGGCTCTGGACCTGGGCGGGGTTGCCGCCGTTGCACTCCAGGG is a window encoding:
- a CDS encoding helix-turn-helix transcriptional regulator, producing MVAATGHADTSVGHGELIKAVDRALTAHGRAILTGPAGAGKTEVVRAVAAAAESRRETVLCLAPEAADQWIPEASAAALLASVPGGALDQLSGPQRTAIALLRREADAPRAGRDHIALRLAVVEVLRTLAERHPVLLVLDNAQWLDAESTDLLRFALRLTPPGVRVLVAECVQGGVPVGEPLCGPGVPAIRVPPLGADEVAELLVRHGLPARLAGRIHQASGGNPRLALALGHSLAEAAEARDGSAHHADPLPVSGQAREVARRLLAGVPAQARRTLLLAALAARPTISLLRRAGRPDAEAELAEAERAALVRVGDDGSVEFTAGALPTALAADAGWPERAAGHAALADAVDDPVQAVRHRALAVDTPDQWLAAEITEAAAACRRRGQRALAAELGLLAAERTPSWLAGEELARLVTAAEDAGWSGRADLARRATGAVLARDASPADRVRARLAVIDAAGQALGALDETIAYAMDEAAGDPSLQAAVQLRIAWKHNLSDGDPVRSRDAAARAGALAALGGDQVAEAMALTVRARMGRILGDPGAEAILAEALALPAPEVPLGMRNAPQYLAVRHALFDDGCDDARRQLMVLLPAVQRTGSAEDVFEVLRSLTEVELRSGRCEAASAHARRALELTIEAGLSPGPAWYVAAMAEAMGGSFARAAGYARRGIQASQEEQDQVFLSRNLHALGLVELATGEASKAVATLRRVAELEAAQQVVDPSILRWHGELAEALIAADATDEAARLLASVRTVAVGLGRTGVVAALDRARGLCLSAQGDADAAVHLLEATAQRFEALRLPLERGRTLLALARVERRRRRRAPARAALRAAAEVFERAGAAPWAELAGEAAPGDGAGAQVPAAATLTEAETRLALLVSQGASNQEAAAKLFLSVKTVEARLTRIYQKLDVRSRAQLATALRTR
- a CDS encoding DUF1838 family protein, with protein sequence MTSELTPAELLHAFARTRASLDGAEVTYWWTGDVHSWAPGEPYRRLFGFEGLNVARLVADEELGGYQLLSREAAFYLDPVTREILETWQDKPVVHVWNDPANQKWRPFPVPMTELGDQICFSLEIPLAYPSPLPVQEYPAQSADDTYRALELFQFFAPAATPATDAVSVPATMSWTRMSPWLPWMERGQSPGGLTFHCRGRKLDSYAQVPERTRAYIAENRPEFAHAPEKWSEPNETSWTYFRKLFPPR
- a CDS encoding S8 family peptidase — its product is MSVTLLAGSATASVALAAETPAAAPAATVAPTAPVENLIVGYKSSATEASSNTAAADDATAKGKKAGKKAKFDRRLGTGAALVSLGGTVAPAAAADVMAQFRADPDVAYVEPDTRAYAMAVTPNDTEYAKQWDLFEPTAGMNVPGAWDKTTGSGVTVAVIDTGYVAHSDVAPNIVAGYDFISTSSEARDGNGRDSNPADEGDWNATDGECGTGSKASTSSWHGTHVAGTIAAATNNSKGVAGIAYGAKIQPVRVLGKCGGATSDIVDAITWASGGSVAGVPANATPAKVINMSLGGSGTCGTSYQNAINAAVARGTTVVVAAGNSNANASGFSPASCNNVINVASTNRAGDRSYYSNFGSIIDVSAPGGETRRATDTPGTVTTPENAILSTLNAGTSTPGAETYKPYQGTSMAAPHIAGLAALLKSANTSLTPAQIESAIKTNARPLAGTCTGGCGAGLADAAATVAAVTSTPPTSGRENTTDYAIADNATVESPITVTGVTGNAPAALKVGVNIVHSYIGDLKVDLVAPDGSVYNLHNRSGGSTANINQVYTVNASSEVANGTWKLRVNDNAGGDTGKIDSWNLTF